The Panicum hallii strain FIL2 chromosome 9, PHallii_v3.1, whole genome shotgun sequence genome has a window encoding:
- the LOC112875034 gene encoding inositol-tetrakisphosphate 1-kinase 1 gives MRVHGEVSDDEAAAAAAAAGEPVPLSPPPAPAGQQRLVVGYALTKKKVKSFLQPKLLALARKKDIHFVSIDETRPLSEQGPFDIILHKLTSKEWEQVLEDYREEHPEVTVLDPPNAIQHLHNRQSMLQEVADLNLSNGYGEVCTPRQLVIMKDPSSIPDAVAKAGLTLPLVAKPLVVDGTSKSHELSLAYVEASLPSLDPPLVLQEFVNHGGILFKVYIVGETIRVVRRFSLPDVNTYDLGNNDGIFRFPRVSCATNNAEDADVDPCIAELPPTPLLEKLGKELRRRLGLRLFNIDMIREHGRKDRYYVIDINYFPGYGKMPGYEHIFTDFLLSLVQSKYKRLLSGS, from the exons ATGAGGGTGCACGGGGAGGTGTCGGATGAcgaggcggctgcggctgcggctgcggcggggGAGCCGGTGCCCTtgtccccgccgcccgcccctgcgGGGCAGCAGCGGCTGGTGGTGGGCTACGCCCTCACCAAGAAGAAGGTCAAGAGCTTCCTGCAGCCCAAGCTGCTCGCGCTCGCCAG GAAGAAAGATATTCATTTCGTATCAATTGATGAGACTCGTCCTCTCTCTGAACAAGGCCCGTTTGACATTATTTTGCACAAG CTTACTAGCAAGGAGTGGGAGCAAGTTCTGGAG GATTATCGTGAAGAGCATCCAGAAGTGACTGTCCTCGATCCACCAAATGCTATCCAGCATTTGCACAATCGCCAGTCCATGCTTCAAGAAGTTGCTGATCTGAACTTGTCCAATGGCTATG GCGAAGTTTGCACTCCACGACAGTTGGTCATCATGAAAGATCCGTCTTCCATACCTGATGCAGTTGCCAAGGCTGGACTAACCTTGCCCTTGG TTGCCAAGCCATTGGTTGTTGATGGAACATCAAAATCTCATGAGCTATCTCTTGCATATGTGGAGGCATCGCTGCCTTCGCTTGATCCTCCTCTAGTTCTCCAGGAATTTGTCAACCATG GTGGGATCCTATTTAAGGTATATATTGTTGGTGAAACTATACGGGTTGTCCGTCGGTTTTCACTTCCTGATGTTAACACATATGACTTGGGAAACAATGATGGCATCTTTCGGTTTCCAAGAGTTTCCTGTGCTACAAATAATGCAGAAGATGCAGATGTTGACCCTTGTATTGCAG AACTTCCTCCAACACCACTTCTAGAGAAACTCGGCAAGGAGCTTCGACGCCGACTG GGTCTTAGACTGTTTAACATAGATATGATTAGAGAACATGGAAGAAAGGATCGGTACTATGTCATTGACATCAACTATTTTCCTG GGTATGGCAAGATGCCAGGATATGAGCACATATTTACTGACTTCCTTCTAAGCCTCGTGCAAAGCAAATACAAGAGGCTTTTAAGCGGGAGCTGA